The Candidatus Neomarinimicrobiota bacterium genome includes the window GTCCATTCACCGAAGGCTTCGGTAAGGGGAATTTCCTTGCTCGATGCCACCAGACGGGCATCTTTAACCGTCACCTTCATTTCTTCACTGGCGCACGCTTTACGCTCAACCAGCAAGGTGTCGGGCTGGCCACTGTCGACGAGCTGGTGAAGGAGCCGCGGGTCGTAGATTAGGTCACTATGTAGATACAGGAAGTCCTCCCTGACGAAGCTCCGTGCGAACCACAGGGAGGCCATGTTGTTGGTGATGCGGTAAAAAGGATTAAAGTGGAAGGTGACGGGATAGTCGGCCAGATGGTCCATGAGCATCTCTTTCCGGTATCCCACCACCAGCGCGAGGTCAGAAATCCCGGCATCCATGAGCAGCCCGACGCTGCGGGAGATGAGAGATTGTCCCTGAACTTCCAGCAGGGCTTTCGGTCGATCTTTCGTGAGTGGACTGAGGCGGCGGCCCTCGCCGGCGGCAACGATGATGGCCTGCATTACAATCCCCCGCGATGAAATGGCGCCGGCTGAGCCCTGGCACCGCTTACGACCGTGACACGTCGCTGCGGCACTAATAAATCTCCTCCAGGATAGATCGCACCTGCTCGGGGGTGAGAGCAACGATATTGTTGTCCATGCGTCCCCTGGTAAAACACTGGCCGGTCAGCCAATCCAGTTGACTGCGCTCAACGCCCCAGTCCCGCAGCCTGAACGGGATGTGGTCGGCTGGTATTTCCTTAATTTTCACCTTGAGCTGCTCAAGCCCGGAGAGGGCCAGATCCTGGAACAGGGTGTCCAGGGTAACCTGGATAGCTGGGGCATTGATCTCCAGCAGCGGCGGCAGAGCGATGGAGGCGGCCAGGCCGTGGGGGATACCGAAATGGATAGTCAGCGGATAGCTGATCGAGTGGGCGGCTGCCGTCCGGGTGTTTGAGAATGCCAGGCCAGCGGTCGTGGCGGCGGTGAGCAGCTGTCGGCGGACCTCTATATCTTCAGGGTGCTCTTTGAGGCGTGGGGCATTGGCTAGAATCAAGGCGATAGCGTGCAGCGCATGAGTGGTTGAGGTCCTGTTGGCATGCTTGTTCCAGATGGCCTCAAAGCTGTGACTCAGGGCATCCAGGGTGGTGATCAGCGAGGTATCCATGGGCAGGCTCAAAGTCAGCTGCGGATCGAGGATTGCTACGTCGGGATAGAGGTCAGGGTGGCTGATAGAATATTTGACCTGGCCCTCCAGGTCCCATAGCGTGCCCCACATGGTGACTTCGCTGGCGGTGCCATGGGTGGTGGGGATGAATACGCTGGGTACACGCTGGGGAAAGGGTTCGTTGAGCGCGAGCAGTTCCCTTATTTGTGCCTTGCCGGTTCCGCGGGCGGCCAGCATGCACTTGGCGGTGTCCATCACCGAGCCGCCTCCGATAGCGACAGCGCCGTCGAACGCATTCGAGAGGCTGAAAACCACGGCCTCCTGGCAGTTGGCCAGGGTGGGATTCGGCGCTACATTGGAAAAGATACCAGTCCCCGGGAAGCGGGCGGCCAGCCGCAACCGGTGCAGACCGCCATTGGAGGTGATAATAAGGGGGTGCTGAATGTTGAGCCGGGCTAGCTGATCCCGGCAGGCAGTCAGCCAGTCCTGGCTGTGGAGCACCTGGACGGGATTATGGTATTCCATTTCCGGCATGGGGCTACTCCATCAATCTACCGCAGGGACTCTCAGGTTCCATAAGCATTGGCGTCACGAGGCGATAAACTCCTGGAATTCGAGGCGTAGTTGCCCGGGGGACTGGGTTGGCCGTTTCAAGTCCGGCAGGGTGCCCGGCTGAACACGGACGTGGCATAAAAGCGGACCTGCTTGAGTACGGGCCTGCACTAAAAATTGCTCGAAGTGGGTCAGAGATTCTACAAAGACCGCGTGTTTATACCCGGTATTGGTTGCCAGGGCGGGGAAATTGACCACTTCGGAAGCGGTGCGCTGCCCACCGGTGGATTCGTACTGCCTGTTATCAAAAACAATATGGATCAGGTTCTTGGGATGATAGAGGCCGATAGTAGCCAGGGTGCCCAGTTTCATAAGCAGTGCTCCGTCACCGTCGAGGATATAGACTTTCCGGTCCGGTTCTGCCAGGGCCAGAGCCAGGCCCACCGCGCTGATGCAGCCCATGGAGCCGGCGGTGTAGAAAGTCCCTGGACGGCTGAGGACCTGTTTCAGTTCTCTCCCGGTGTAGCCGGTGGTGCCCAAGATAACATCCCGGTCGTCAATCTTCCCGGCCAGCAGCTTGATGTAATCGATCCGCAAGGGGCGGTCAGGATCAGGTTCGTGATCTTTGCTCAATGCTGGTTCGAACAAGCCGCGACGGATTATAAAAGCGTAGGGTTTTTCTTCCTTTCTCAGATATTCACTGGCAGTAATGACCGCCTCCTCGCAACGCCGCTCATCGTCCTCCAGGACCTGGTAGGGGATTTTCAACAGGCTGAGGAGATCCAGGAGCGTCTCGCCCATAATGCGGTGTTGCGGCGCATCCGGCTTGCTCCCCGGCTCAGCCCGCCAGGTAATAATGAGCAGGGCGGGAAGATTATAGAGCAGCTGCAGGGAGGTCAGGGGATTAACGGTGTTGCCGAAGCCATCATTCTGCATGATTACTACCGGGGCCTTGCCAGCCAGCGCGAAGCCACCCGCCAATCCCATGGCCTCTCCTTCGGAGGTGGCGGTATAGTAGTTGGATTCGGGGGATTGCTCTAGCTGGATAATCAGGTCCTTGACAACTGAACAGGGCACCCCGGTAAAGGGCCCGAATCCATGGTCAAGGAGTTGATGCTGGAAAACATCCGCGCGCATATCCTGCCCCTTCTTGCCGATGTTCAGGTATGGAGATCTTCAGGGCTGTCCACATCCAGCCAATGCCCCCGCGAGTAGTTGATATGGATCTGTTCGCCGGCGGCCTGCATCGCCGTCAGCAGCTGCACCAGGGAGGTATCTTCATTCAGGCGGCCTTCATCGCGGTAGTAGGACTCCAGGAAGGCCTTGATGCGGTGGGCACCTTCGGTGCTCAGTTTCAGCACGCCGATCCATTCCCCATGGGCCACCTCATGGTCAATATGGGTGCCGATAGCTTCCAGCGGTACGCAGCGCGAGGCACCGTAGCGGTCTGATGGCGGCTGAGCCCCCAGCACGGCATCGATATCACGCCCCAGCTTGCGCCCGTTAGCCCAGGAGGTATCCACCGCCAGGACTATGTTCTCGCTGGTGTCCAGCAGGTCGTTCAATACGCTTTCTTCAAACAGAATGTCCCCGAAAGCCACCACAACCGGCCCGCTGAGTTTCTCGACAGCGCTATATAATGAGGAAGCGATACCCCCTCTTTTCCAGGGTCGGTTGATAAAGCGATGGATATTGTCTACTTGAACGGCACCGGCTTTGTAACCCAGCACAACCGAGATGTCCTTTATCCCGCAATTGTTGAAGGTCTCTACCAATCTGCGCAGTAAAGGCTTGCCCTTGTACTCCAGCATGGTTTTGGGCTTATCCCTGGTCAGCTCGCCGAATTTCTGTCCCCTGCTGGCTGCCAGGATGACCGCCTTGGGTATTTCCGAGAAGGGGAGATAGCGCTTTTCAGCCTGCTTCAGCTCGTCGGCTCGCTGCAGCCGGAAAATCTCAGCTACGGGGGCGATTTTCCCTTCCAGCTTGGCAGGCGATTGGGCCTGATAAAGGTAGTTAGCAGTCTCCTGCATGGCAGCCACGGCACCTCGCAGAATATGGTTGGCCCAGATAACCACGCTCACGCCCAATTCTCTGAATACGTGGATGGGAGTCTTATGGTAGGTGGTGGGTACAATCACGACGGGACAGCTTTGATCCCAACTCTTCATAAAACTGGCGATCTGATCGGCGGTGGTGATCTTGCTATGAACCAGCAGCGCATCGGCACCGGCATCCCGGTAGGCGTAGGCCCGCCGGAGCACCTCATCCAGCCCCCAACCGGCAATAAAAGCTTCGATACGCGCTACTACCTGGAAGTCAGAATCAGTTTGGGTATCTTTAGCTGCTTTTATTTTGCCGCAAAACTCCTCTATATCGGCCAGGGGCTGCTGCTCGCCGCCAATGAAGCTGTTGGTCTTGGGGAAGAGCTTATCCTCAATGCAGACTCCAGCTATGCCGCGCTGCTCAATTTTCGTTACCATCCGACGGACACTGTTGAAATTGCCGTAACCGGTATCACCGTCAAGCAGGATTGGGATGGAGGTGGCGTCGCTCATGAACTCGAGGGTTTCCAATACCTGGGTCCAGCTGGCCTCATTGTTGTCCCGCACGCCGAGGGCCGCCGAAATGGTCAGACTGCTGGCCCAGATACCCTTGAAGCCGGCTTCCTCTACAATTTTCGCGCTCAACCCATTGTGAGCCTCAACGATGAACTCAAGCTGGTTTGATTGCAGTATTCTCTTTAGGGCAGTAGTCACCTTCATCCCCTCATCCTTATAGAAATGTAATTGAATAAAAACTTAGCCAATAGCATATCTTCATAGCCTCCTTAAATGCAAAACTGGCGCATCGATCCGGATACTCTATCCCCTAACCTAACAACAGAGGCTGTTTGAATCAGAATGGCCCTAACGTTTTGTTAGGCATAGGTGTCACTCTGTCTGATGCTTGTATAAGACGGTACGTGCCAAGGCATAAAAAGTTACGATGCTTCTCAAATCGCGACAATACCGCGATCCTGATATCACCTTTGCTGGCATTTCCGGTTACCAAAGGCATTCAGCCCTTTTGGATTATCCCTCCTGGAGGCAAAAGAGAATCCATTTAATTCCTAAATCCGTTTTCTATGGAAGGTTGGACAGGCAGGATCGAAAGAGCATATGCTATCCCCTGGCAGGGCATAGTACGGTGGAGATTCGATCACAGACGAGAGGATTAACGGTTTTAGATAAGGTTAGCCAACATGTAACTTATATTAATATGCACAAGGCTCTTGGGCATTTTGGGCTTCTTTGGCCGATCAGCTCAGGCCGTGTGGTGTTGCCGGGCTTGCCGGTCAGGGAACTCCAGAGTGATTTCAATATCATGAGGTATTCAGGTGGTAAGCGATAATTCGGTTCAAGTAGCTGTCATTGGGAGTGGCTACTGGGGCAAGAATCTGGTAAGGAATTTTTACCAATTGAATGCCCTGCGCTGGATTTGCGATACCAGCCGGGAGTTACTGAAAGCGATGGGCCAGATCTATCCGGGCGCGCAATTGACCACCCGCTATCAAGATGTGCTGGAAGACGATCAGGTTCAGGCGGTAGTCATCGCCACCTCGCCGGCACTCCATTTCAGCCAGGCCAAAGAGGCCCTCATTCGTGGTAAGCACGTATTTGTAGAAAAGCCCCTGGCCCTGGGTTACCAGGAGGGCAAGGAGCTGGTAGAGCTGGCTGACCGGCAGGGCCTGATCCTATTGGCCGGGCATATCCTGGAGTATCATCCTGCCGTTACCCATCTGAAGGAAATCATTCGGCAGGGGGAACTGGGACAACTCTGGTATATCTATTCGAATCGATTGAATCTGGGAAAGGTCCGCACGGAAGAGAACATCCTGTGGAGCTTTGCCCCCCATGATATATCCGTGATTCTACACCTGGCCGGGATAGAACCTGAGATTGTACACGCCTCGGGTGGGAGCTATCTGCAGGCTGCTATCGCGGACGTTACGGTGACCAATCTTGTTTTCAAGGGTGGGCTCAAGGCGCATGTTTTTGTGAGCTGGCTCCATCCTTATAAGGAGCAGAAGCTGGTGGTTATTGGCGATCGGAAGATGGCCGTCTTCGATGATACCGTCCGTAAAGGCAAGCTGTGCATCTATGATAAAGGGATAGAATGGCAGGGAGGAGTCCCGATCCCCCGTCACATCGGTGAGGTTACAGTACCGTTGGAGGATGCCGAACCGCTGCGGATTGAGTGTGAGCACTTTCTGGCCTGCATTCGGGAGGGTAAGCAGCCGCTCACCGATGGAGAAAGTGCTTTGAGAGTACTTAAGGTCCTGGAGGCAAGCCAACTTTCTTTGGAGCAGGAGGGCGTGCCGGTCCCACTTACGGCAATACATTAAGGTCGTATCAATGCCTGACTTTTTTGTGCACGAATCAAGCCACCTGGATGAAGGGGCCGAGGTAGGTCCCGGAACTAAGATTTGGCATTTCTGCCATATCAGTGCGGGTGCTCGAATAGGATCAAATTGCAATATCGGTCAAAACGTCTATATTGCCCCGGAAGTAACCATTGGTAGCAACGTTAAGATCCAGAATAATGTATCCATCTATACCGGTGTCACTGTTGAGGACGACGCTTTTTTGGGGCCTTCCATGGTATTTACCAACGTGATCAATCCCCGCAGCCATGTGCCGCGCAAGGATGAGTTCCAGCCCACGCTTGTGCGGCGAGGAGCCACCATTGGTGCCAATGCGACCATACTGTGCGGTGTTACTTTAGGGCGATACGCTTTCATTGGGGCCGGCGCGGTGGTTACCCGTGACATCCCGGACTATGCTCTCGTCTATGGAAATCCAGGCAAGATCAGGGGTTGGATGTGCCAATGCGGGGTGCCGCTACACTTCGATGGAGGCAAGCAGGGGGATACAGCCGCTTGCGAGCGTTGTGGCCTGTACTATGCCAAAGAGGGTGAGATAGTGCAGGTGCACGAGGAACCTTAATGCCGGCAGCTCTGGCGAAGACCACTCAGGGGAGATTCGAGAAGGGTTGAAGGTCGTCTCGGTATTAGGGGCTCGTCCGCAATTCATCAAGGCGGTGCCGGTAAGCCGGGCGCTAAAAGCGGCTGGATGCAGCGAATTCCTGCTGCATACCGGCCAGCATTACGACTACGGCCTGTCTAAGGTCTTTTTTGATGAGCTTTCGATTCCTGAGCCTGATGTCAATCTGGGCGTGGGCTCAGGATCCCATGCCAGGCAGACCGGTGAAATGCTGATGGGGATCGAAGCGATTCTTATGGCTGAGAAACCTGATTGGGCGCTGGTTTATGGCGATACCAACACCACCCTCGCGGGGGCCCTGGCAGCGGCCAAGTTACAGGCTCCGCTTGCTCACATAGAGGCGGGTCTCCGATCATATAACCGGGAAATGCCGGAAGAACATAACCGGGTTCTGGCTGACCACTGTGCAGATCTCCTGTTCTGCCCCACACAGACAGCGGTGGAAAACCTGGCCAGGGAAGGTGTAACCAAGGGGGTGCATCTGGTCGGGGACACCATGTATGATGCCCTGCTGCAGTTCCTCGAAGTCGCTGAAATGCGATCCACTACCCTCAGCGACCTGGACCTGGAGCCTGGCGGCTATCTCCTCGCTACGGTACACCGGCCCTCCAACACGGATAATCCTGAAAACTTAAGCCAGATCCTGGCCGCGCTGAATGAGGTTGGAGAGCCAGTGGTCTTTCCCGTCCATCCCCGCACACGTGAGAAGATTGATCAGATCAAGAGCGAATCGAAGCTTTTACATATCGGTGGTCAAGTTAAGTTGCTGGCCCCGGTCGGTTACCTTGATATGCTCATGTTGGAGAAGAATGCCCGCTTTATTCTGACCGATTCCGGCGGCATGCAGAAGGAGGCTTACCTGCTGGGGGTGCCCTGCATTACGCTACGCCATGAGACCGAGTGGGTGGAGACAGTGCAAGCGGGCTGGAATATCCTGTCGGGTCCGGACAAGGAGGCGATTTTGCATGGTCTGACTGCTTTTCATGACCCAGTGCCGGCCCCAGCCCAGGTCTATGGTGACGGTCGAGCAGCGGAACGCATTGTGTCTCTATTGAGGGAGGTCAAGCGTTGAATGCACGGCAAGCAAGCGACTAGCGACAGCAAACGTCTCAAAGTGCTTTTTCTTCCCAGTTGGTACCCGAGCGAAGAAAATCCGATACACGGCATTTTCATTCAGGAGCACGCGAAAGCCGCTGCCCTTTATGATGATATTGTAGTGCTGTATGTTCATGAACCGCAGCTTGCGAGGCGGGCGGTATTGGAGTTTTCCGACGCAACGGAACATGGCATTCGGACCATCCGAATTAGATACCGACGATCCTGGAATCCTCTGATAACCGGGATAAGGTATTACTGGAATATCCTGCGCGGATTCATCTATCTGATAAGACACCGCTTCAGACCAGACGTGATCCATGCTCACATCTACAAGGCTGGGGTACCGGCAGTTCTTCTGGGGTGGCTATATAAAATCACGGTGATGATTACTGAACAGTGTTCGGATTTTCCGTTAAAGAAACTTACCAGGCTTGGTCAGATAAAGGCCAGATTTGCTTTGAACCATGCCAGGATAATCCTGCCAGTGAGTGAGGATTTGTGGCGGAGTATAGAGCGGTACGATATCCGCAATGAGCACCGAGTGATACCCAATATCGTCGACCATCATCTATTCTACCCGCCCGACCAGGAGGAGATTCCGTTGAACCGAGAGAAGCAAATATTGTTTGCGGGTTTACTTACACCCGTCAAGAGTGTCCCTACTCTTCTATCGGTATTGCATCGACTCAATAGAAACGATTTTCAGCTTCATATCATTGGTGATGGATCTCACCGGTCTGAATATGAACGGCTAACAGCAGAACTGGATCTCAGGAAGAAAGTCACCTTTCATGGTTTGAAACCGAAAGCGGACTTAGCTGAACGTATGCGCCAGTGTGATTTCCTTGTGCTTCCGAGCCTATATGAGACGTTTGGTGTGGTTCTCATAGAGGCTTTAGCATCCGGCAGGCCAGTGATTGCGCCGGACATTGGCGGGCCGAGGGAGATCGTAACGGAAGAGGTTGGTATCTTGGTTGTTCCGCGGGATGAAGAGGCATTAGCCAAAGCCATTCATTATATGTTGGACCACCATCAGCAGTATAAACCCGAGAGACTTGCCAGTTATGCGCGGGAGAGATACAGTTATCCCGTTATCGGCCAACAGTTACATCAGATCTATCTACACGTGACAGTGGATGCCCCTGAGGGCAGGGGAGCATGAAATCTATTACACCGCATTGCGGTCCGTGATATTCCGGGAACATCATTTTGCTGAAGAGTCTACTTCCAGTTAAGACATTTATTAACCAATTGGATTCACACAACGGCGGTGGCGATAGTGATAGAGGCGATTAAAACTCTATCCAAGCACTCGGTCATTTACGGTCTGGGTGGCGTGCTCAATAAGCTCCTGGCCTTTGTATTGCTACCTATCTATACCCGCTATCTCACACCGGCCGATTATGGTATACTTTCCTTGCTGCTTGTAACCGGCAGTGTAGCGTTCATTATTGTTCAGCTCGGCCTCGGTTCGGCGCTATTTCGGGAGGTGATCTACTGCGAGACCGATGAGAAAGTGGCTACAAGCACGGCGTTGTATTTTCTTGTGGTCCAGGCTCTTGTGCTTTTTGGTGGGCTGGTGGTTTTTTCCTCACCGCTTTCGGTTCTGATATTTAATACGACAACGTACGCCTATTTGCTGAGGCTCGTTTTTCTAACAGGATTATTTCAGGTCATCGGGGTTATTTTCATGGCCAGGCTCCGCATCAGGGAGCAAGCGGCGCTCTATTCGGCGTTTTCAGTGGCCTGGTTTTTGGTCGGTGCCGGGTTGAACATCTATTTTATTGTTATTTTACGACAGGGCGTGGGGGGACTGATCACGGCTGGGCTGATTCAGGCGGGTCTATTTGCAATGATCTACCTTATCTTTCTAATTCCTGATATGCGGCCCGTTTTAGCAAAGCCGATTCTTCGTAGTATGCTTTTATTTGGAATTCCCATGGTTCCGGCGGGTCTGGCCGACCTGGTGATGGTCTCGGCCGACCGCTATTTCCTGCAGCACTACTTCACCACGACAGAAGTGGGTCTGTACTCACTTGGGTATACCATCGGAATGGTCATGAACCTAGTAGTTTGGTCGGTACAGTTGGCTTGGCCCGCGCAGATGTTCACCATTGCCAAGCAGCCGGACGCAGAGCGGCAGTTCTCGAGAATACTGACCTACTATGTCTTAGTGCTGGGGTTTTTCTTCCTGGCGCTCTCATTACTAGCGCGGGAGCTACTAGTGGTGATGACCACGCCGGCGTTCTATGGCGCAGCTGCTATCGTCCCGCTGGTGGCGTTGTCCTACCTGCTGTATGGTGTACGGTATATGACCAATACTGCGCTACCAACGCGGAATAAGATGCAATACGTCCCGATAATTATTATCGGCACAGCCTTGCTTAACCTGGGTCTGAATTACCTGTTGATTCCCTCGTATGGCATGATGGGCGCTGCCTGGGCAACGGCAATATCTTATTTAACGTTGGCCGTGGTCAACACCGCTATTAACCTCCATTTCTGGTACATTCCCTATGAGTATGGGCGTATGGCAAAGGTGGCTCTCGCCGGGGTAACGGTATATGGTGCAAGTCATTTGGTGGACACAGGTAATATCTGGTTGAATGGCGGATTGAAACTGGTGCTCCTGGGATTATACCCGTTGATTCTTTTTGTATATCGATTTTATAATGAAAGCGAAGTTGCTACTCTCAAAGCGCTTATTTTCAAACGAGATAGAGGTGTCTAAATGAAGTACCTTATCACAGGTGGCGCCGGTTTTATTGGATCACACCTAGTGGATTACCTGATCCAGGGAGGTCATCAAATTCTTGCTCTTGATAACCTCAGCACCGGTCGTCTGGAAAATGTCGAGCACCACATTGGGAATAAGAACTTTGAGTTGATAGTTGATTCTATCCTGAACACGAGCATGCTTGATCATTTGGTGGAAAAAATTGATATTATAGTTCATCTAGCAGCGGCGGTTGGTGTAAAGATTATAATGGAGCAACCAGTCGAAACCATCCGGACCAATATTTTAGGTACAGAGGAAGTATTACGGGCGGCCAGTCGTTACCAGAAGAAAGTGCTCATTGCCTCAACCTCCGAAGTCTATGGGAAGCTTCAGGAGCAGAATGATGACATATCGATGCTTAGCGAGGAGGCAGATTGGATTCTAGGGCCCACGACGAAACGACGATGGGCCTATGCAGCTTCTAAATCCATTGATGAATTTCTTGGATTAGCTTACCATGAGGAAAAAAATCTCCCGGTCATCATTGTGCGTTTCTTTAATACGGTAGGGCCGCGCCAGATAGGGCAGTATGGCATGGTTGTTCCACGATTTATTAAACGAGCACTCCTTAATGAGCCTCTACAGGTTTATGGAGATGGTGAACAGCGCCGTTGTTTCACTTATGTTGGTGATGTTGTTCGAGCGATTGTTGATTTATTGAATACTCCTGAAGC containing:
- a CDS encoding acyltransferase is translated as MPDFFVHESSHLDEGAEVGPGTKIWHFCHISAGARIGSNCNIGQNVYIAPEVTIGSNVKIQNNVSIYTGVTVEDDAFLGPSMVFTNVINPRSHVPRKDEFQPTLVRRGATIGANATILCGVTLGRYAFIGAGAVVTRDIPDYALVYGNPGKIRGWMCQCGVPLHFDGGKQGDTAACERCGLYYAKEGEIVQVHEEP
- the wecB gene encoding non-hydrolyzing UDP-N-acetylglucosamine 2-epimerase — protein: MKVVSVLGARPQFIKAVPVSRALKAAGCSEFLLHTGQHYDYGLSKVFFDELSIPEPDVNLGVGSGSHARQTGEMLMGIEAILMAEKPDWALVYGDTNTTLAGALAAAKLQAPLAHIEAGLRSYNREMPEEHNRVLADHCADLLFCPTQTAVENLAREGVTKGVHLVGDTMYDALLQFLEVAEMRSTTLSDLDLEPGGYLLATVHRPSNTDNPENLSQILAALNEVGEPVVFPVHPRTREKIDQIKSESKLLHIGGQVKLLAPVGYLDMLMLEKNARFILTDSGGMQKEAYLLGVPCITLRHETEWVETVQAGWNILSGPDKEAILHGLTAFHDPVPAPAQVYGDGRAAERIVSLLREVKR
- a CDS encoding Gfo/Idh/MocA family protein, translating into MVSDNSVQVAVIGSGYWGKNLVRNFYQLNALRWICDTSRELLKAMGQIYPGAQLTTRYQDVLEDDQVQAVVIATSPALHFSQAKEALIRGKHVFVEKPLALGYQEGKELVELADRQGLILLAGHILEYHPAVTHLKEIIRQGELGQLWYIYSNRLNLGKVRTEENILWSFAPHDISVILHLAGIEPEIVHASGGSYLQAAIADVTVTNLVFKGGLKAHVFVSWLHPYKEQKLVVIGDRKMAVFDDTVRKGKLCIYDKGIEWQGGVPIPRHIGEVTVPLEDAEPLRIECEHFLACIREGKQPLTDGESALRVLKVLEASQLSLEQEGVPVPLTAIH
- a CDS encoding GDP-mannose 4,6-dehydratase yields the protein MKYLITGGAGFIGSHLVDYLIQGGHQILALDNLSTGRLENVEHHIGNKNFELIVDSILNTSMLDHLVEKIDIIVHLAAAVGVKIIMEQPVETIRTNILGTEEVLRAASRYQKKVLIASTSEVYGKLQEQNDDISMLSEEADWILGPTTKRRWAYAASKSIDEFLGLAYHEEKNLPVIIVRFFNTVGPRQIGQYGMVVPRFIKRALLNEPLQVYGDGEQRRCFTYVGDVVRAIVDLLNTPEAEGQVFNLGGIEEITINELAQQVIILTESQSKIVKIPYESAYGQGFEDIRRRIPDISKIQSVIGFKPTKSIKEILALVIDEMKRK
- a CDS encoding lipopolysaccharide biosynthesis protein, which codes for MAIVIEAIKTLSKHSVIYGLGGVLNKLLAFVLLPIYTRYLTPADYGILSLLLVTGSVAFIIVQLGLGSALFREVIYCETDEKVATSTALYFLVVQALVLFGGLVVFSSPLSVLIFNTTTYAYLLRLVFLTGLFQVIGVIFMARLRIREQAALYSAFSVAWFLVGAGLNIYFIVILRQGVGGLITAGLIQAGLFAMIYLIFLIPDMRPVLAKPILRSMLLFGIPMVPAGLADLVMVSADRYFLQHYFTTTEVGLYSLGYTIGMVMNLVVWSVQLAWPAQMFTIAKQPDAERQFSRILTYYVLVLGFFFLALSLLARELLVVMTTPAFYGAAAIVPLVALSYLLYGVRYMTNTALPTRNKMQYVPIIIIGTALLNLGLNYLLIPSYGMMGAAWATAISYLTLAVVNTAINLHFWYIPYEYGRMAKVALAGVTVYGASHLVDTGNIWLNGGLKLVLLGLYPLILFVYRFYNESEVATLKALIFKRDRGV
- the aepY gene encoding phosphonopyruvate decarboxylase; its protein translation is MRADVFQHQLLDHGFGPFTGVPCSVVKDLIIQLEQSPESNYYTATSEGEAMGLAGGFALAGKAPVVIMQNDGFGNTVNPLTSLQLLYNLPALLIITWRAEPGSKPDAPQHRIMGETLLDLLSLLKIPYQVLEDDERRCEEAVITASEYLRKEEKPYAFIIRRGLFEPALSKDHEPDPDRPLRIDYIKLLAGKIDDRDVILGTTGYTGRELKQVLSRPGTFYTAGSMGCISAVGLALALAEPDRKVYILDGDGALLMKLGTLATIGLYHPKNLIHIVFDNRQYESTGGQRTASEVVNFPALATNTGYKHAVFVESLTHFEQFLVQARTQAGPLLCHVRVQPGTLPDLKRPTQSPGQLRLEFQEFIAS
- a CDS encoding phosphonoacetaldehyde reductase is translated as MPEMEYHNPVQVLHSQDWLTACRDQLARLNIQHPLIITSNGGLHRLRLAARFPGTGIFSNVAPNPTLANCQEAVVFSLSNAFDGAVAIGGGSVMDTAKCMLAARGTGKAQIRELLALNEPFPQRVPSVFIPTTHGTASEVTMWGTLWDLEGQVKYSISHPDLYPDVAILDPQLTLSLPMDTSLITTLDALSHSFEAIWNKHANRTSTTHALHAIALILANAPRLKEHPEDIEVRRQLLTAATTAGLAFSNTRTAAAHSISYPLTIHFGIPHGLAASIALPPLLEINAPAIQVTLDTLFQDLALSGLEQLKVKIKEIPADHIPFRLRDWGVERSQLDWLTGQCFTRGRMDNNIVALTPEQVRSILEEIY
- a CDS encoding glycosyltransferase; this translates as MHGKQATSDSKRLKVLFLPSWYPSEENPIHGIFIQEHAKAAALYDDIVVLYVHEPQLARRAVLEFSDATEHGIRTIRIRYRRSWNPLITGIRYYWNILRGFIYLIRHRFRPDVIHAHIYKAGVPAVLLGWLYKITVMITEQCSDFPLKKLTRLGQIKARFALNHARIILPVSEDLWRSIERYDIRNEHRVIPNIVDHHLFYPPDQEEIPLNREKQILFAGLLTPVKSVPTLLSVLHRLNRNDFQLHIIGDGSHRSEYERLTAELDLRKKVTFHGLKPKADLAERMRQCDFLVLPSLYETFGVVLIEALASGRPVIAPDIGGPREIVTEEVGILVVPRDEEALAKAIHYMLDHHQQYKPERLASYARERYSYPVIGQQLHQIYLHVTVDAPEGRGA
- the aepX gene encoding phosphoenolpyruvate mutase, producing the protein MKVTTALKRILQSNQLEFIVEAHNGLSAKIVEEAGFKGIWASSLTISAALGVRDNNEASWTQVLETLEFMSDATSIPILLDGDTGYGNFNSVRRMVTKIEQRGIAGVCIEDKLFPKTNSFIGGEQQPLADIEEFCGKIKAAKDTQTDSDFQVVARIEAFIAGWGLDEVLRRAYAYRDAGADALLVHSKITTADQIASFMKSWDQSCPVVIVPTTYHKTPIHVFRELGVSVVIWANHILRGAVAAMQETANYLYQAQSPAKLEGKIAPVAEIFRLQRADELKQAEKRYLPFSEIPKAVILAASRGQKFGELTRDKPKTMLEYKGKPLLRRLVETFNNCGIKDISVVLGYKAGAVQVDNIHRFINRPWKRGGIASSLYSAVEKLSGPVVVAFGDILFEESVLNDLLDTSENIVLAVDTSWANGRKLGRDIDAVLGAQPPSDRYGASRCVPLEAIGTHIDHEVAHGEWIGVLKLSTEGAHRIKAFLESYYRDEGRLNEDTSLVQLLTAMQAAGEQIHINYSRGHWLDVDSPEDLHT
- a CDS encoding NTP transferase domain-containing protein, whose translation is MQAIIVAAGEGRRLSPLTKDRPKALLEVQGQSLISRSVGLLMDAGISDLALVVGYRKEMLMDHLADYPVTFHFNPFYRITNNMASLWFARSFVREDFLYLHSDLIYDPRLLHQLVDSGQPDTLLVERKACASEEMKVTVKDARLVASSKEIPLTEAFGEWTGLARFSPSFGGILFDRIGALIEDGHLMAYDTFAFTELAKEGHAIGITAFTDLPWVEIDTPDDLQLARRLFESG